AATCTACCTTTCAAATATAGCTAGTATAGAGTTACATAAGTTACTCCTAGACAGCGCTACTATAGTTCTAGACCGTTTTAGACTTTCCGATCCGGTACCGAATAAAGTGTACAACCGATCTTTGCAAATTTCTGCCAAATAAATAATCACATCAATAATGGGAAGTATAGATTTTCGATTCGATTCATGCAGTATTTGTATAGGAAACTCGTAAAAGTTAATGACATTCCAGTTAGAAGTTAGGCGTCTTTGCTGCATTATTCAACATATTTTCATATCAAACTGACAGAAATTATTGAGTGCAACGAAACCTGTTCAAAGCTTTAAGGAGAATTGTGCCATGTatgcgaagaagaaaactattattatttcaattgcGATGTCAAATATAAACACATGTAATTAAGTGCAGTCGAAATTACTCTAGCGCGAAACGCATGGCGAAACGTCAAAGAACAGTAGTGTCGGCAATTGTCTATCATTTCAACCAAATGATGACATTCTGATTGCCTACGAATATAATTGACTTAATAATGTACAGCGTATTCGCACTTCTTCGCACAAACCATTATGTGCTGAGAATAGATTCCTCTaatcaaattttacaaaaCTCGTTTCGAACCGACAATTGTTCGAGATCTTCTTCTAAAACTCTCAAGGTCCCAAAGTCAAATTATTCCGCTGTTTTTCCTCATGCAGAGAACAACagtgaataataaaaagttgatTGGGAAATCGAAAGCACTCTTGTAATCGAGCTAACATATGCTGGCGGTACAGACAGAAGCGCATCCATCCCTTGACCAAAGATACCGCTCGAATTTCATCATCGCATACAGTTTTCGTGTGTAACTTGTTTTGtaaccaaagaaaaagaaaacagctaTAAGTTCTTggttacaaaagaaaaaggggaagaaaatGTTCTCACAGCAAAGTATCAATAAGATGGGACATCTTTGTTTATGGCTATGTTTCGTGAGTCTGTTTAACGAAAGAGAAAGTAAACCTGCTGCCAGACGCATTCGTCCACGCTTATAATTCACGCGTGAAAAGCCTGTAAGATGTCCAGTTAGAAGTTAACCGCAATGGATTAGAACTTGACTTATCTGTACGCACACACAGAATCATCGGCGCTCAGCTGTGGAATAAATCCGAAAGAGTttccttcaatttttcatGGCCGTCAATGAGTCAGAACATGTCCGTTACCAAATACGGGTATTATCTCGCGTCGCATTTATTCACTAAACATGGTTAGCGATTGTTATTTTCGGTTGTTATTGGGCTATTTTTGTCgcactatttttattttatttttttttcgaaatcgtCGGGTGCTATTATATTGCGCAAATGTTTCGCTTTCCGCTTCTCGACCGATTTCTTTTCCCAGTTTCTCCACAAATAGGAAAGTATCTGAGTTGATGACCCTAATGCATAGGGTAAGTGCAGCACGTACGACGAAGCGCTTTCACCCGAAACGGTCGatctaaatttttcttaaacaCAGAATGCCCATCCGGATGTCAGTTAAACCGGATTCTGATTTGCCGCCGTACCCGGTCCTACCCTACCTGACCTCAAATAGGCTAAggtcatttgaaaaattccaatgTTCTGTTTTCTAGGCCTCGACAACAAAGGAAAGTGacccctaaaaataaaaacccagaCAGAAAACACCCTAGCAACAAAAAGTTTAGAAATTTTCGTCCCCAGGTAGACATTTTACCTTTTCAGACTATCCCAACATATTTTCTTATCAAATTCAGTTGTCTACCACTTTCtagttaaattaataaaaagggaaaatttagaaaaaacggaaaaatgttCAGCGTACCAAATCTTGACTGATAATAAGTGAAACCACCTTGACAAACCTAAAGGGaaagtttgaaaatatttcccatGACGATGTAACTCCTCCAACATTATTAGCTTGAGCAGCACGCGCGGATTTGCAATTAAACTCGGGGAACTTCCTGCCGAATGATTTATGATCATAAAGAGCATTAGCCTCAGCCACGCGCGTACTTCAAAGGCGCACCTGAGAAAAGCGTTTCACAAAACGGTAGACGAAATTGGGACGAAGCTTTCACCTCTTCGAATCCGTTATTTGCGAATATTTCAATCGAGTACATTTCCCTGCGGCGTAATTTCAGTTTCCCTTCTGTCAAATTCGACTAAAACGTACGAGAAAACCCGGTAGATGAATAAGGAAAATTGTAGACGACAATGTTCGAGATCTTCAGCGCCATCGACGTATGGATAGAGAGGTTAGGAGAAGAAATGGTGCTAAAGGGACAGGAGTTAACCTAAATGTTCAATTATGTGTTAGTTCCTAAATGGAGATAACTGTTCACCGACTGATTTCACTGAAAACCTGTTAGGTCATTCATTTTTCTCGAAGTGAAATATTCCCTGTATATTTTCCATATACCCACAGAGCTGTACCTaaacaaaagtttaaaaataaagcagGTGTCGTCTTCGTTATTAGAATAATATTTCTTTCGAAGAGGAAACGAATGGTGGGCCACTCATGCAGCTCCAGCTGAAACCTGCCGTTATTACAAAATGAATTCTGTTAAATTTCGGGATACTACCAAAACAAGCATCTTGTTGCCGCATCCTCTTACGGTACTAGATTAGGCTTACCTCGAAGGACTGGGTGGTGCCGTTGTAAGGGAAGACATTAGCGTCGATATTTTTGTAATAGCCATAGTGTGAAATGCGATATTCGCCTTCCGGAGTGTCGACTGGAACGATCCAGCGTAGATGCGCCTCACTCTGTCCAACAGCTGacgttttttcccaaaagaaGCTGAGAAATGGATAATGAGGAACGGgtctcaataaaaaatatacaacCGTTAAACTCGTGAGCCTACAATGTATCGAAATGAGCGTCTGTTCGGATAACTTTCCAGCTATTATCGGATTGTTTGGCTTCCACAGTCATGAAAGTATCTTCCGACATCAGATTGTTACGCGGGTGGCCGGCAACCTAATTAAGTCGCATTACAATAAGAAATAACCTGAAAATGGCTAATCGGTTacaggtaaaaaaattaatttcttacgAATGTCGCAGTTACAGTCTCGTTGGGTCGCACGAATGGGTACGGTTGAACGAGACAGTCGCCAAATTCGTGCTCAAAGGCCGGTCTATCGAAAACGACGCCAGATACCAGGGAGATCTGATTGTCCAGCAAAAACGGTGGGACCGGACCGTCGTCTATGACTTCATTCTAATAATTATCGCCATCAATTTATGAAAGTTCCTTTTTTGTGACTCAAATTTAATGTGAGCAATTTAATACCTTAAAAATGCTCCGAGTCAATTTCTTGTACTGATCCAGGTGAGCGGACAGAGTATGTGGGCCATAAATTACGGAGCCGGCCTCGTACCGTTGCatctgaaaatttgttttatcattcgGATAGAATAAAACGTTTAGCTATAttgaagtttttaaaaatgggaacaggtaactttttttcttttggtataCCTGGTACTCCTCATAAGTGGTGACGTAATGACTGTATACATTGGAAAGTCCAGCGATGACTGTTTTAGTATTTGATGGCCCACCACTGTTAACGGCTTCGGCATTCAGAGCTTCACGAAGTCTCCTGCCTGCCATGGTTGTGAATTCACCCGGAACGGCCGCTATCAATAGTTGCCCAATTCGAAACAGCTGCGTTTCCACAATGCTGGGATGCCAAGCATATGGCCAGGTTATCTTGTCAAAACACAAACGCCATGTTTTAATTAGAATTGAAGGTATCTTATAATCATATCAGTCTAACACTATGTACAtctgacgttttttttttaagttttccaGAAGATTAAGTTTCGTTAATAATTTTAGTATTGCTTTCAGCTCATTCAACTTGAATTAAATTCGTATTTTTCAACCaatttatcgtgggaaatttgaattgcatTGTGTCTACATTCTACCGCCGGACCGTTATGTTCGTTATAGCCTACTGCAACGCCCTCATAGAGTGTGTAGACAAGGGGCTGTACGGTTGTATACTTAACGTCGTTGACTTCTTCCCACAGATCtcacgaaaaagaaacgaggttACTCATATCAGCATGCTACAATAGTTAACAACTAGAAAGAAGTGATATGGGCGAACTCGCAACTAGATCGTAACGAAGAATAAAACTCCCACAAGGTGGAGCGACTAGCGGTGGCATACGTGACGAATAAGACGTTCGTGTGACTTGGATACTTTGCTAGCGTGACCAGTACGAGAACAAACCAGTTAGGCGGGAGCAAGGAATCAGCTGATGCACTGTTTGTTTTACCTTTCCAATAACTGAATTTCTAAGTAGGTTTAACAAAGGATAGCATCACATAATACTAACCTCTCCGGTGGAAAGCAAAACAGGCTTGGGAGCGTGGCATTTCTGAACTTCTTCGCTCGGCTCAACCAAGGCGGTTGCCACTAAATTCCAGAAATCGTTTCCGGAAGTCGTCCCCTGCGTAAAATCGAAGGCGCCCGCTCCGTCCACGCATCCAGCAGCAAATGCGTAGCCTAAAGCCGGCGAACACAGTTTCACCTGATTtatcgaattaaaaaaaaaagggaattaaaTGTTGATCGAATATTGACCATAGGACTTAAAAGTTCCTTATTACCGTCGTTAGCCCATTGACGGGATCTTGGACCTCAACGGTGTAATTAGGCATGTTAACAAATTGATGGGCGAACTGAACGGGACCTTCCAGTGGTTCCAATTCGGAATTGTCTTTGCTGTACATCTCCTGTGAATTCAAATGTATAAAATTGAGGAAACATTTAGTCGCGGTTTTTGAGTTGTTTGAAGGAAATATCAAATGAGTTTTACCCaagctttttgaaattgtttatcTCCAATAATGCGGGTGCTGTCAACCATGTCTTTTCCGGGTCCGAAAGCGATGCATAGCTGCGTTCGGTTGTTGCACGAAGAGCTCACGAAATCACACGGGAGTCCTGTATCGAGGCACTTGGCTCCCATCGTGTTGGGCGACACATCCCCAAGATTAGAGCTGGCGAAAGCCGCTACAAACGGACCCTGCATTCATCACAGACGCTCGTGAATTACttattattgaattaaaaacattAGAAAAAGCGAAATAATGACGAACTTTTCCTGGCATGATGTCAGGTCCGTTAATTTCCGCCTCGAATAATAACCCAGCGTAGCCTTTGTTGTCCGACGAAAtgtattgatttgttttattcatgCTGGTGAGATGGACAGCGTACCAATTGATAACGCCAATTGGTTCACCATCCGCTACCGAAACGAATTTCAGCTGGACCATATCCTTGTCCGTGTTGTACGTGTACCTGTGATGGCGatttagaaaattaattcCGGGCGGATATCTGTTAATGTAATTTAATCTCACTTGGCTCTTTCCCATGCCGGATTGTTCAAATAAGACGATGGACTGCGATTAATGTTGGCGTCGACTAAAATATCTGTGGCGTAATAAATATGCGCATCTCTCATGGCGTTCTCGTTGTGAGCTTCAACGACGCTCTTTCGCGCGTGTCATAAATTAAAACGGGAAGGGAAAATTTGAGACGAAAATTGCGCAGATGGTGATCCCGTTATATTTTTGATATACCTGAACAATACCAGCGACAAGAGCATCAAAAGATTGCTGGACCCATCCTTTGCTGGTTATGATTAATAGAACGTACTGAAGATAGCCGCCCGGTCCCGAATGCGTGTGGGTTCCGCTCAGCACGACGTTCTGGGCCGAGTACATGCCGCCGTACTTGCCCTGCAGTTGCTTCACGACCTACATTATTATATAGAAGAGCAAAACGATTAATTcgtgagagaaagaaaaacatattatcgatagaaaaacaaaaacgaacagACTAAACGCGCAATTGAAGGTTGCGATTTG
This sequence is a window from Daphnia pulicaria isolate SC F1-1A chromosome 7, SC_F0-13Bv2, whole genome shotgun sequence. Protein-coding genes within it:
- the LOC124349508 gene encoding neutral ceramidase-like isoform X1; this encodes MKFLAGFVIAFFANVCFAAPSTYKVGVGIADVTGPAAEINTMGYASPTPLTSGIHTRLYSRAFVIDDTLSRVVFVSVDVCMIDQSVKTEVVKQLQGKYGGMYSAQNVVLSGTHTHSGPGGYLQYVLLIITSKGWVQQSFDALVAGIVQSVVEAHNENAMRDAHIYYATDILVDANINRSPSSYLNNPAWERAKYTYNTDKDMVQLKFVSVADGEPIGVINWYAVHLTSMNKTNQYISSDNKGYAGLLFEAEINGPDIMPGKGPFVAAFASSNLGDVSPNTMGAKCLDTGLPCDFVSSSCNNRTQLCIAFGPGKDMVDSTRIIGDKQFQKAWEMYSKDNSELEPLEGPVQFAHQFVNMPNYTVEVQDPVNGLTTVKLCSPALGYAFAAGCVDGAGAFDFTQGTTSGNDFWNLVATALVEPSEEVQKCHAPKPVLLSTGEITWPYAWHPSIVETQLFRIGQLLIAAVPGEFTTMAGRRLREALNAEAVNSGGPSNTKTVIAGLSNVYSHYVTTYEEYQMQRYEAGSVIYGPHTLSAHLDQYKKLTRSIFKNEVIDDGPVPPFLLDNQISLVSGVVFDRPAFEHEFGDCLVQPYPFVRPNETVTATFVAGHPRNNLMSEDTFMTVEAKQSDNSWKVIRTDAHFDTFFFWEKTSAVGQSEAHLRWIVPVDTPEGEYRISHYGYYKNIDANVFPYNGTTQSFEVSAGAA
- the LOC124349508 gene encoding neutral ceramidase-like isoform X2 translates to MKFLAGFVIAFFANVCFAAPSTYKVGVGIADVTGPAAEINTMGYASPTPLTSGIHTRLYSRAFVIDDTLSRVVFVSVDVCMIDQSVKTEVVKQLQGKYGGMYSAQNVVLSGTHTHSGPGGYLQYVLLIITSKGWVQQSFDALVAGIVQSVVEAHNENAMRDAHIYYATDILVDANINRSPSSYLNNPAWERAKYTYNTDKDMVQLKFVSVADGEPIGVINWYAVHLTSMNKTNQYISSDNKGYAGLLFEAEINGPDIMPGKGPFVAAFASSNLGDVSPNTMGAKCLDTGLPCDFVSSSCNNRTQLCIAFGPGKDMVDSTRIIGDKQFQKAWEMYSKDNSELEPLEGPVQFAHQFVNMPNYTVEVQDPVNGLTTVKLCSPALGYAFAAGCVDGAGAFDFTQGTTSGNDFWNLVATALVEPSEEVQKCHAPKPVLLSTGEITWPYAWHPSIVETQLFRIGQLLIAAVPGEFTTMAGRRLREALNAEAVNSGGPSNTKTVIAGLSNVYSHYVTTYEEYQMQRYEAGSVIYGPHTLSAHLDQYKKLTRSIFKNEVIDDGPVPPFLLDNQISLVSGVVFDRPAFEHEFGDCLVQPYPFVRPNETVTATFVAGHPRNNLMSEDTFMTVEAKQSDNSWKVIRTDAHFDTFFFWEKTSAVGQSEAHLRWIVPVDTPEGEYRISHYGYYKNIDANVFPYNGTTQSFEVSLI